The following coding sequences lie in one Accipiter gentilis chromosome 31, bAccGen1.1, whole genome shotgun sequence genomic window:
- the CLTRN gene encoding collectrin isoform X2, with protein sequence MCFINLISLRNSSSFQQNAQNAFKVRLSIKTALGDNAYAWDANEEYLFKAMVAFAMRRYSSKSTTQISDVLLCNVTDRVSFWFVVTDSSQNMTTVPGSVVEAAIRMNRNRINSAFLLSDKTLQFLKITSTLSPPVEPSTPVWLIVFGVVLCLIVAGIVFLVVAGIQQRKKKNKESTERENLEEKGEVTVTVENGIPCEALDLKAGHINGVFAADDERFTSL encoded by the exons ATGCACAGAATGCTTTCAAAGTACGGCTTAGTATCAAAACAGCTTTGGGAGATAATGCA TATGCCTGGGATGCTAATGAAGAGTACCTCTTCAAAGCAATGGTGGCTTTTGCAATGAGAAGATATTCCAGCAAGAGCACAACTCA AATTTCCGATGTGCTGCTTTGCAATGTGACGGATCGGGTGTCATTTTGGTTTGTGGTCACAGATTCTTCCCAAAACATGACAACTGTTCCTGGAAGTGTGGTAGAGGCAGCCATCAG GATGAACCGGAACAGAATCAACAGTGCCTTCCTACTGAGTGACAAAACACTGCAGTTCCTGAAGATAACCTCAACCTTATCACCTCCAGTTGAACCCTCCACGCCTGTTTGGCTTATCGTATTTGGTGTTGTTCTTTGTCTCATTGTGGCTGGAATTGTTTTCCTTGTTGTTGCAGGGATTCAGCAACGCAAGAA aaagaataaagagtcaacagagagagaaaatttagAAGAGAAAGGTGAAGTGACAGTAACGGTAGAAAATGGGATTCCTTGCGAAGCGCTGGATTTAAAAGCAGGCCACATTAATGGAGTCTTTGCAGCAGATGATGAACGGTTCACGTCCTTATGA
- the CLTRN gene encoding collectrin isoform X1, translating into MLRVLLLTLTVVAIAHAELCKPDAQNAFKVRLSIKTALGDNAYAWDANEEYLFKAMVAFAMRRYSSKSTTQISDVLLCNVTDRVSFWFVVTDSSQNMTTVPGSVVEAAIRMNRNRINSAFLLSDKTLQFLKITSTLSPPVEPSTPVWLIVFGVVLCLIVAGIVFLVVAGIQQRKKKNKESTERENLEEKGEVTVTVENGIPCEALDLKAGHINGVFAADDERFTSL; encoded by the exons ATGTTACGGGTTTTGCTGCTTACTCTCACTGTAGTTGCCATTGCTCATGCTGAGCTCTGCAAGCCAG ATGCACAGAATGCTTTCAAAGTACGGCTTAGTATCAAAACAGCTTTGGGAGATAATGCA TATGCCTGGGATGCTAATGAAGAGTACCTCTTCAAAGCAATGGTGGCTTTTGCAATGAGAAGATATTCCAGCAAGAGCACAACTCA AATTTCCGATGTGCTGCTTTGCAATGTGACGGATCGGGTGTCATTTTGGTTTGTGGTCACAGATTCTTCCCAAAACATGACAACTGTTCCTGGAAGTGTGGTAGAGGCAGCCATCAG GATGAACCGGAACAGAATCAACAGTGCCTTCCTACTGAGTGACAAAACACTGCAGTTCCTGAAGATAACCTCAACCTTATCACCTCCAGTTGAACCCTCCACGCCTGTTTGGCTTATCGTATTTGGTGTTGTTCTTTGTCTCATTGTGGCTGGAATTGTTTTCCTTGTTGTTGCAGGGATTCAGCAACGCAAGAA aaagaataaagagtcaacagagagagaaaatttagAAGAGAAAGGTGAAGTGACAGTAACGGTAGAAAATGGGATTCCTTGCGAAGCGCTGGATTTAAAAGCAGGCCACATTAATGGAGTCTTTGCAGCAGATGATGAACGGTTCACGTCCTTATGA
- the CLTRN gene encoding collectrin isoform X3, with protein sequence MLRVLLLTLTVVAIAHAELCKPDAQNAFKVRLSIKTALGDNAYAWDANEEYLFKAMVAFAMRRYSSKSTTQISDVLLCNVTDRVSFWFVVTDSSQNMTTVPGSVVEAAIRMNRNRINSAFLLSDKTLQFLKITSTLSPPVEPSTPVWLIVFGVVLCLIVAGIVFLVVAGIQQRKNNRTPPSPIIDLAHTQGRTILYWLC encoded by the exons ATGTTACGGGTTTTGCTGCTTACTCTCACTGTAGTTGCCATTGCTCATGCTGAGCTCTGCAAGCCAG ATGCACAGAATGCTTTCAAAGTACGGCTTAGTATCAAAACAGCTTTGGGAGATAATGCA TATGCCTGGGATGCTAATGAAGAGTACCTCTTCAAAGCAATGGTGGCTTTTGCAATGAGAAGATATTCCAGCAAGAGCACAACTCA AATTTCCGATGTGCTGCTTTGCAATGTGACGGATCGGGTGTCATTTTGGTTTGTGGTCACAGATTCTTCCCAAAACATGACAACTGTTCCTGGAAGTGTGGTAGAGGCAGCCATCAG GATGAACCGGAACAGAATCAACAGTGCCTTCCTACTGAGTGACAAAACACTGCAGTTCCTGAAGATAACCTCAACCTTATCACCTCCAGTTGAACCCTCCACGCCTGTTTGGCTTATCGTATTTGGTGTTGTTCTTTGTCTCATTGTGGCTGGAATTGTTTTCCTTGTTGTTGCAGGGATTCAGCAACGCAAGAA CAATAGGACACCTCCCTCTCCGATAATAGATTTGGCACATACCCAGGGCAGGACCATCCTCTACTGGCTATGCTGA